The following coding sequences are from one Lycium ferocissimum isolate CSIRO_LF1 chromosome 3, AGI_CSIRO_Lferr_CH_V1, whole genome shotgun sequence window:
- the LOC132049313 gene encoding tubulin beta-5 chain produces the protein MREILHIQGGQCGNQIGSKFWEVVCDEHGIDPTGRYVGTSDLQLERVNVYYNEASCGRFVPRAVLMDLEPGTMDSVRTGPYGQIFRPDNFVFGQSGAGNNWAKGHYTEGAELIDSVLDVVRKEAENCDCLQGFQVCHSLGGGTGSGMGTLLISKIREEYPDRMMLTFSVFPSPKVSDTVVEPYNATLSVHQLVENADECMVLDNEALYDICFRTLKLTTPSFGDLNHLISATMSGVTCCLRFPGQLNSDLRKLAVNLIPFPRLHFFMVGFAPLTSRGSQQYRALTVPELTQQMWDAKNMMCAADPRHGRYLTASAMFRGKMSTKEVDEQMINVQNKNSSYFVEWIPNNVKSSVCDIPPRGLSMASTFIGNSTSIQEMFRRVSEQFTAMFRRKAFLHWYTGEGMDEMEFTEAESNMNDLVSEYQQYQDATADEEGEYEDEEYDVNEEN, from the exons ATGAGAGAAATCCTTCACATCCAAGGTGGACAATGTGGAAACCAGATCGGATCAAAGTTCTGGGAAGTTGTATGTGATGAACATGGAATTGATCCAACCGGACGATATGTCGGAACCTCAGATCTGCAATTGGAGCGTGTTAATGTGTATTACAATGAAGCTTCATGTGGGAGGTTTGTTCCCCGTGCAGTGCTCATGGATCTCGAGCCTGGTACAATGGACAGTGTGAGAACTGGTCCTTATGGGCAGATATTTAGGCCTGATAACTTTGTTTTCGGTCAGTCTGGTGCTGGAAACAATTGGGCTAAGGGTCATTACACCGAGGGTGCAGAGCTTATTGACTCTGTTCTTGATGTTGTCAGGAAGGAGGCTGAGAATTGCGACTGCCTTCAAG GTTTCCAAGTGTGCCACTCACTTGGTGGAGGAACAGGTTCTGGAATGGGAACCTTGTTGATCTCCAAAATCAGGGAGGAATACCCTGACCGCATGATGCTCACATTCTCAGTGTTCCCATCACCAAAGGTTTCGGATACAGTGGTTGAGCCATATAATGCCACCCTTTCGGTGCATCAGCTTGTTGAAAATGCTGATGAGTGTATGGTGCTCGACAATGAAGCTCTATATGACATCTGTTTCAGGACTCTCAAGCTTACCACACCCAGCT TTGGTGATTTGAACCACTTGATCTCTGCTACGATGAGTGGAGTCACTTGCTGCCTCAGGTTCCCGGGTCAATTGAACTCTGATCTTAGGAAGCTAGCTGTTAACCTGATCCCCTTCCCTCGTTTGCACTTCTTCATGGTTGGATTTGCTCCTCTCACTTCTCGTGGTTCACAGCAATACCGTGCACTTACAGTCCCAGAGCTGACCCAGCAGATGTGGGACGCCAAGAACATGATGTGTGCTGCTGATCCACGTCATGGTCGTTACCTTACTGCCTCAGCCATGTTCAGGGGAAAAATGAGCACTAAGGAAGTTGATGAGCAGATGATTAACGTTCAGAACAAGAACTCTTCTTACTTTGTTGAATGGATTCCAAACAATGTGAAATCCAGTGTCTGTGACATCCCACCAAGAGGTCTCTCAATGGCATCCACCTTCATTGGAAACTCAACTTCCATTCAGGAAATGTTTAGGAGGGTGAGCGAACAGTTTACTGCTATGTTTAGGAGAAAGGCTTTCTTGCATTGGTACACCGGTGAAGGAATGGACGAAATGGAGTTCACAGAAGCCGAAAGCAACATGAACGATCTTGTGTCTGAGTATCAGCAATATCAGGATGCCACTGCTGATGAGGAAGGTGAATACGAGGATGAGGAGTATGATGTGAATGAAGAGAACTGA
- the LOC132050767 gene encoding protease Do-like 10, mitochondrial: protein MSKVIQFRIRGGRIRSSHHVLYTKKLTFGFCLLNVIGFVIRGKRILTNAHVVADHTFVLVRKHGSPTKYRATVQAAGHECDLAILVVESEEFWEGMNSLELGDVPFLQEAVSVVGYPQGGDNISVTRGVVSRVEPAKYVRGASQLLAIQIDAAINPGNSGGPAIMGDKIAGVAFQNLLGAENIGYIIPVPVIKHFIAGVEEHGEYVGFCSLGLSCQRIENAQIREYFQMQSKLTGVLVSGINPLSDASRVFKKDDIILSFDGVPIANDRTVPFRNRERITFDHLVSMKKPNETAELKVLRNGEVHDFKITLHTLQPLVPVHQFDKLPSYFIFAGLVFVPLTQPFLNEYGEDWYNISPRRSRLCARAPRGLRKKPGEQFIILSRVLMDDVNAGYQRLAESQVKKVNGVQVLNLKHLRQLVEDGNKNYVRFDLDGERVIVLDHELARIATLRILKRHKIPHVMSSDLTDDQDAAELQSACST from the exons ATGTCAAAAGTTATTCAGTTTCGCATAAG ggggggcaGGATACGGAGCTCACATCATGTATTATATACTAAAAAACTTACTTTTGGATTTTGCCTTCTTAATGTTATAGGTTTTGTTATTCGGGGAAAGAGAATCCTGACAAATGCTCATGTTGTGGCTGATCATACATTTGTACTTGTACGAAAGCATGGTTCTCCAACCAAGTATAGAGCAACAGTTCAGGCTGCTGGTCATGAATGTGACTTGGCTATTCTAGTGGTAGAAAGTGAAGAATTTTGGGAGGGCATGAACTCTTTGGAGCTTGGTGATGTTCCCTTTCTCCAAGAAGCCGTGTCCGTTGTTGGTTATCCTCAAG gggGAGACAATATATCTGTTACGAGAGGTGTTGTCTCAAGGGTTGAACCTGCAAAATATGTACGTGGTGCTAGTCAGCTATTGGCAATACAAATTGATGCGGCTATAAATCCAGGAAATAGTGGAGGACCAGCAATCATGGGTGATAAAATTGCTGGAGTTGCTTTCCAAAACCTTTTGGGTGCAGAGAATATTGG CTACATTATTCCTGTTCCTGTTATAAAGCATTTTATAGCTGGCGTAGAAGAACATGGTGAATACGTTGGGTTTTGCTCTCTAGGCTTGTCATGCCAACGTATTGAAAATGCACAAATTCGAGAATACTTCCAAATGCAGTCCAAATTGACAGGTGTGCTTGTTAGTGGAATCAACCCACTTTCTGATGCTTCTAGAGTATTTAAGAAAGACGATATAATCCTCTCATTTGATGGTGTACCCATAGCAAATGATAGAACAG TTCCTTTCCGAAACAGAGAGAGAATCACATTTGACCATCTCGTATCTATGAAGAAACCAAATGAAACTGCTGAACTTAAAGTCTTGAGGAATGGTGAAGTGCATGACTTCAAGATCACGCTTCATACT TTGCAACCACTTGTTCCAGTTCATCAATTTGACAAGCTCCCTAGTTATTTCATTTTTGCTGGCCTCGTCTTTGTTCCATTAACTCAACCATTCCTTAACGAGTATGGAGAAGACTGGTATAATATCTCGCCCCGTCGGAGTCGGTTGTGTGCACGAGCACCTCGGGGACTGCGTAAGAAACCTGGCGAACAATTCATCATCCTTTCACGG GTGTTGATGGATGATGTTAATGCTGGTTATCAGCGCCTTGCCGAGTCACAG GTGAAGAAGGTTAATGGTGTACAAGTTTTGAATCTGAAACATTTACGTCAGCTTGTGGAAGATGGTAACAAAAATTATGTGAGATTTGATTTGGATGGTGAGAGGGTGATTGTTTTGGATCATGAATTGGCAAGAATAGCCACACTGCGTATATTGAAACGCCATAAAATACCTCATGTCATGTCTAGCGACCTTACTGATGATCAAGATGCAGCTGAACTTCAGTCGGCTTGCTCAACCTAA